The Vicinamibacteria bacterium genome includes a region encoding these proteins:
- a CDS encoding SH3 domain-containing protein, translated as MTTERTESRRGWPTVASCFLALTLAPLAASTAQEPEAESFVRVPKSANVHTGPTTARPVLVVVAKDTVLQVIGRRGEWLEVELVPELKETGIVMRWYENEDRGFVHESTVEVVDEKPEP; from the coding sequence ACCGAATCCCGCCGCGGCTGGCCGACCGTCGCCTCGTGCTTTCTCGCGCTGACGCTTGCGCCGTTAGCGGCATCGACTGCTCAGGAGCCGGAAGCCGAGTCGTTTGTCCGAGTCCCGAAGAGCGCGAACGTGCACACGGGCCCCACGACGGCCCGTCCCGTGCTCGTCGTCGTCGCGAAGGACACCGTCCTGCAAGTGATCGGGCGCAGGGGTGAGTGGCTCGAAGTCGAGCTGGTTCCGGAGCTCAAGGAGACGGGGATCGTGATGCGCTGGTACGAGAACGAAGATCGCGGCTTTGTTCACGAATCCACCGTCGAGGTCGTCGATGAGAAACCGGAGCCTTAG